A genomic window from Candidatus Denitrolinea symbiosum includes:
- a CDS encoding dihydrofolate reductase: protein MTKCSVFIATSLDGFISRTDGSIDWLNKANAIVSEGEDCGYAQFMSSVDALIMGRNTFEQVLTFGEWAYKSTPVIVLSRRLNALPSNVPSTVSLSSENPTQLVERLSAKGLNHLYVDGGLTIQSFLAAGLIDEITITIIPVLLGSGKSLFGALPSDVQLELVSSKAFDFSFVQNKYCVIHET from the coding sequence ATGACAAAGTGTTCAGTATTCATTGCAACAAGCTTAGATGGCTTTATTTCTCGAACAGACGGTAGTATTGACTGGCTAAATAAGGCAAATGCTATCGTTTCAGAAGGGGAAGATTGCGGTTATGCCCAGTTTATGTCTAGTGTAGATGCCCTTATAATGGGGCGAAACACGTTTGAACAAGTTCTCACTTTTGGCGAATGGGCTTATAAGTCTACTCCCGTAATTGTTCTTAGCCGTCGTCTCAATGCCTTACCGAGTAATGTGCCATCTACTGTATCATTATCATCAGAGAATCCAACACAACTAGTTGAGCGCCTTTCCGCAAAAGGTTTGAATCATCTGTATGTTGATGGCGGGCTTACTATACAAAGTTTTCTTGCGGCAGGTTTGATTGACGAGATTACAATTACTATTATTCCAGTGCTTCTTGGTAGTGGCAAATCATTATTCGGGGCTCTCCCGAGTGACGTACAACTTGAACTTGTGTCAAGCAAGGCTTTCGATTTCAGTTTTGTGCAAAACAAGTATTGCGTAATTCATGAAACCTGA
- a CDS encoding translocase subunit SecF — translation MNILGKRYWYFAISLLIIVPGMILIALNGLPLSIDFTGGSILEVRFSGEQPAPADVVAVYESLGVKDAQVQTTGAGTIQVRSSFLDEASSREIQSALKEKFGELTVEKFDSVGPSIGEQVAKRAALAVGIAALAVVIYITFTFRGLEHAFRYGITAIVAMAHDVAIVMSVTAIGGTFWGWQVDALFLTALLTVIGFSVQDKIVVFDRIRENSSIYRRLPFETLANHSIIQTLQRSINTQLMTVEFMLLALALFGGITLREFAVILLVGLLSGTYSSIFIAAPLLVVWQNREWTTWFRRGEKAQTL, via the coding sequence ATGAACATTCTCGGAAAACGCTACTGGTACTTTGCCATCTCCCTGCTCATCATCGTTCCAGGGATGATCCTCATCGCGCTCAACGGCCTGCCGCTCTCGATCGACTTCACGGGCGGCTCGATCCTCGAGGTGCGTTTCTCGGGCGAACAGCCCGCGCCCGCCGACGTGGTGGCCGTCTACGAAAGCCTCGGCGTGAAAGACGCCCAGGTGCAGACGACCGGCGCGGGGACGATCCAGGTCCGCTCCTCCTTCCTGGACGAAGCCTCCAGCAGGGAAATCCAAAGCGCCCTCAAGGAAAAATTCGGAGAGTTGACCGTCGAGAAATTCGACAGCGTGGGCCCGTCCATCGGCGAACAGGTGGCTAAACGCGCCGCCCTGGCGGTGGGCATCGCCGCGCTGGCCGTGGTGATCTACATCACCTTCACCTTCCGCGGCCTCGAACATGCCTTCCGCTACGGCATCACCGCCATCGTCGCCATGGCCCACGACGTAGCCATCGTCATGTCCGTCACCGCCATCGGCGGAACATTCTGGGGCTGGCAGGTGGACGCGCTCTTCCTGACCGCGCTGCTGACCGTCATCGGCTTTTCGGTGCAGGACAAGATCGTGGTCTTCGACCGCATCCGCGAGAACTCGTCCATCTATCGCCGCCTGCCCTTCGAGACGCTCGCCAACCATTCCATCATCCAGACCCTGCAGCGCTCCATCAACACCCAATTGATGACCGTCGAATTCATGCTCCTGGCCCTGGCCCTTTTCGGCGGGATCACCCTGCGCGAATTCGCCGTTATCCTCCTCGTCGGCCTGCTCAGCGGAACTTACTCGTCCATCTTCATCGCCGCGCCCCTGCTGGTGGTATGGCAGAACCGCGAATGGACAACGTGGTTCCGTCGCGGAGAAAAAGCGCAGACCCTCTAA
- a CDS encoding translocase subunit SecD, giving the protein MRNLTNRVILIVLVVVLAVWIDFNQKISITNPFTQKPLWSRDVSPRLGLDLRGGLQVVLEADVPEGTVITKEQMETARIILENRTNALGVNESVLQVAGSNRIVGEFPDAANPDSIKASFGETGRLEFVDFGHTRVPAGTVVQTDVDGGVATDLNNADPAQPIIYHTVMTGDKIASALVAKDAYGRNAIDFTLTAEGAVIFSDHTSTHSQQYLGIVLDKTVISAPQINEPITSGSGQITGDFTNEAANTLAIQLRYGSLPIPFKIVESRVVGPTLGQDSLEKSLIAGLVGIIIVFLFMGIYYRLPGILADVSIIIYGLIAFAVFKYIPITLTLAGVAGFLLSTGAALDANILIFERMKEELRAGRTLRNAVDLGWTRAWSSIRDSNLATIITSIILFWFGSSFGATIVKGFALTLALGVGISLFTAILVTRTLLNLVLKVIKPGDENLKWFGL; this is encoded by the coding sequence ATGAGAAATCTAACGAACAGAGTAATTTTGATCGTCCTGGTTGTCGTCCTGGCGGTCTGGATCGACTTCAATCAGAAGATAAGCATCACCAACCCCTTCACCCAGAAGCCCCTGTGGAGCCGCGACGTCAGCCCGAGACTCGGCCTCGACCTGCGCGGCGGCCTGCAGGTCGTGCTTGAAGCGGACGTTCCCGAAGGCACGGTCATCACGAAAGAGCAAATGGAAACCGCCCGCATAATTCTGGAGAATCGCACCAACGCGCTCGGGGTCAATGAAAGCGTGCTCCAGGTGGCGGGCAGCAACCGGATCGTCGGCGAGTTTCCCGACGCCGCGAATCCCGATTCGATCAAGGCCAGTTTCGGCGAGACGGGACGCCTCGAATTCGTGGATTTCGGCCACACCAGAGTCCCCGCCGGGACGGTCGTCCAGACCGACGTGGACGGGGGCGTCGCGACCGACCTGAACAACGCCGACCCGGCCCAGCCGATCATCTATCACACCGTAATGACTGGGGATAAGATCGCCTCCGCGCTGGTCGCCAAAGACGCCTATGGACGCAACGCCATTGATTTTACGCTCACCGCGGAAGGCGCGGTGATTTTCAGCGACCACACTTCCACTCATAGCCAGCAATATCTTGGGATCGTCCTCGATAAAACGGTCATTTCGGCGCCTCAAATCAACGAGCCCATCACGAGCGGAAGCGGCCAGATCACCGGCGATTTCACCAACGAAGCCGCCAACACGCTGGCCATCCAACTGCGCTACGGCTCCCTGCCAATCCCCTTCAAGATCGTGGAAAGCCGCGTGGTCGGTCCAACCCTCGGCCAGGACTCGCTGGAGAAATCCCTGATCGCCGGGCTGGTCGGCATCATCATTGTCTTCCTCTTCATGGGCATCTACTACCGCCTGCCCGGTATTTTAGCGGATGTGTCCATCATTATCTACGGCCTGATCGCCTTTGCCGTCTTCAAGTACATCCCCATCACCCTGACTCTGGCGGGCGTGGCGGGCTTCCTGCTTTCGACCGGCGCGGCCCTGGACGCCAACATCCTCATCTTTGAGCGCATGAAGGAAGAACTGCGCGCCGGGCGCACCCTCCGCAACGCGGTTGACCTGGGCTGGACGCGCGCCTGGTCCTCCATCCGCGACTCGAACCTGGCCACCATCATCACTTCCATCATCCTGTTCTGGTTCGGCTCATCCTTTGGGGCGACCATCGTCAAAGGCTTCGCGCTGACCCTGGCCCTCGGCGTGGGAATTTCGCTCTTCACCGCCATCCTCGTCACCCGCACCCTGCTCAACCTCGTCCTCAAAGTCATTAAACCCGGCGACGAAAACCTGAAATGGTTTGGTCTTTAG
- a CDS encoding stage II sporulation protein E, giving the protein MEVQIAVAKINKYAVSESGDTLEVVERPKGGLSVALADGQSSGRGAKAVSMMVVRKVIGLLAEGVRDGAAARAASDALYTERGGKVSCTLNIVSVDLHTNTIVLTRNNPCATFICREGKLDSASTESVPLGAARDTRPVITEIDIEPGLVIIVYTDGLEHAGKRRGQPMEVRTVIQSMLDDEESPDPQIIADTLLAHAVHLDDGRPVDDISVVAVKVTPHAADQARRMSVRLPIA; this is encoded by the coding sequence ATGGAAGTTCAAATCGCTGTCGCCAAAATCAACAAATACGCCGTCTCCGAAAGCGGAGACACGCTGGAAGTCGTCGAACGTCCCAAAGGCGGACTCTCGGTGGCGCTGGCGGACGGTCAATCCAGCGGACGCGGCGCGAAAGCCGTCTCGATGATGGTCGTCCGCAAGGTGATCGGACTGCTGGCCGAAGGCGTGCGAGACGGGGCCGCGGCGCGCGCCGCCTCGGACGCGCTCTACACCGAGAGGGGCGGCAAAGTCTCCTGCACGCTGAACATCGTCTCGGTGGACCTGCACACGAACACCATCGTCCTGACGCGCAACAACCCCTGCGCGACCTTCATCTGCCGCGAGGGGAAGCTGGACAGCGCCTCGACCGAAAGCGTTCCGCTCGGCGCCGCGCGCGACACGCGGCCGGTCATCACAGAAATCGACATCGAACCGGGCCTCGTCATCATCGTCTACACCGACGGGTTGGAACACGCCGGGAAGCGCCGCGGCCAGCCGATGGAAGTCCGCACCGTGATCCAGTCCATGCTCGACGACGAAGAGTCGCCCGATCCACAGATCATCGCGGACACGCTGCTGGCGCACGCCGTCCACCTGGACGACGGCCGCCCCGTGGACGATATCAGCGTGGTGGCGGTGAAAGTGACGCCGCACGCCGCCGACCAGGCGCGGCGCATGAGCGTACGCCTGCCCATCGCATGA
- a CDS encoding 50S ribosomal protein L32 yields MPPQPKRKHSKGRRDRRRAHDAIAAKNLVACSNCGAMRLPHTVCPSCGHYQSREVIEIKKDKKKKSE; encoded by the coding sequence ATGCCCCCACAACCAAAACGCAAACACTCGAAAGGCCGCCGTGACCGACGCCGCGCCCACGACGCCATCGCCGCCAAGAATCTCGTCGCCTGTTCCAACTGCGGAGCCATGCGCCTGCCGCACACCGTCTGCCCCAGCTGCGGACATTATCAGTCGCGCGAAGTGATCGAGATCAAGAAGGACAAAAAGAAGAAGTCCGAGTAA
- a CDS encoding 2-hydroxy-3-oxopropionate reductase: MTQIGFIGLGIMGRGMTRNLLKAGRDVTVWNRTAARMDEFVAEGAKSASSPADLASRCDVILICVSDTPDVEQVLFGADGVNAGVKRGALVADHSTISPRKTVEMAKRLNAQGAAFLDAPVSGGSEGAKNGTLSIMVGGAASDFERALPILQAYGKTVTHVGAQGAGQTAKLVNQILVVVNQLAASEALLFAQAGGLDLATTIDAVKGGAAGSWMLANRGPQMIVRDFRPGFTIDLQQKDLRLVLEAADEMGIPLLATGMVFQMYRALQAQGLGGEGNHSLVKALEKMMGVELGKK, encoded by the coding sequence ATGACACAAATCGGATTTATCGGACTGGGGATCATGGGACGCGGCATGACGCGCAACCTGCTGAAAGCGGGGCGCGACGTGACGGTTTGGAATCGCACGGCGGCGCGCATGGACGAGTTCGTCGCGGAGGGCGCGAAGAGCGCGTCTTCGCCAGCGGATTTGGCGTCGCGCTGCGACGTGATCTTAATTTGCGTCAGCGACACGCCCGACGTGGAGCAGGTCTTGTTCGGCGCGGACGGCGTCAACGCGGGCGTGAAGCGCGGCGCGCTGGTGGCAGACCACAGCACGATCAGCCCGCGCAAGACCGTCGAGATGGCGAAGCGGCTGAACGCGCAGGGCGCGGCGTTTCTCGACGCGCCCGTCAGCGGGGGCAGCGAGGGCGCGAAGAACGGGACGCTCTCCATCATGGTCGGCGGCGCGGCGTCGGACTTCGAGCGCGCCCTGCCGATCCTGCAGGCGTACGGGAAGACCGTCACGCACGTCGGCGCGCAGGGCGCGGGGCAGACGGCAAAACTCGTCAACCAGATTTTGGTGGTCGTGAATCAACTCGCGGCGAGCGAGGCGCTGCTCTTCGCCCAGGCGGGCGGACTCGACCTCGCCACAACAATTGACGCCGTCAAAGGCGGCGCGGCGGGTTCGTGGATGCTCGCCAACCGCGGCCCGCAGATGATCGTCCGCGACTTCCGTCCGGGCTTCACGATTGATTTGCAACAAAAGGATCTGCGTCTCGTGCTGGAGGCCGCAGACGAGATGGGCATCCCGCTGCTGGCGACCGGGATGGTCTTCCAAATGTACCGCGCGCTGCAAGCGCAGGGACTTGGCGGCGAGGGGAATCACAGCCTGGTGAAAGCGCTGGAAAAAATGATGGGCGTGGAACTGGGAAAGAAATAG
- a CDS encoding carbon-nitrogen hydrolase produces the protein MQFTLSLAQMDVKFGDPDANLATVVRMTEEAGRRGSDLILLPELWSTGYDLTRAARYASALTSGLFAELSALARRTGIHIVGSTLSTLGESRFGNTLTVFAPNGNLLADYSKIHLFRLMDEHRYLTAGDEPALAGLPFGRAGLAICYDLRFPELFRGYALAGAAMTFLPSEWPKPRLVHWQTLVRARAIENQMFVFACNRVGSDPSNEYFGHSMAVDPWGEILAEGGEGEELITLTADLSKVQETRRKIPILEDRRAESYW, from the coding sequence ATGCAGTTCACTCTCTCCCTCGCGCAAATGGACGTGAAATTCGGCGACCCCGACGCCAACCTCGCGACGGTCGTCCGCATGACGGAGGAGGCGGGACGCCGCGGCTCGGACTTGATCCTGCTCCCCGAACTTTGGTCCACCGGCTACGACCTGACGCGCGCCGCGCGCTACGCCTCCGCCCTGACCTCGGGCCTGTTCGCTGAACTTTCGGCCCTCGCGCGGCGGACGGGGATTCACATCGTCGGCTCGACGTTATCCACGCTCGGCGAGAGTCGATTCGGCAACACGCTGACGGTTTTCGCGCCGAACGGGAACCTGCTTGCGGATTATTCCAAAATCCACCTGTTCCGCCTGATGGACGAGCATCGCTACTTGACGGCGGGCGACGAGCCCGCGCTGGCCGGCCTGCCCTTTGGACGCGCGGGACTGGCGATCTGCTACGACCTGCGCTTCCCCGAGCTCTTCCGCGGTTATGCCCTGGCGGGCGCGGCGATGACGTTCCTCCCCTCCGAGTGGCCGAAGCCGCGCCTCGTCCACTGGCAGACGCTCGTCCGCGCGCGGGCCATCGAAAACCAGATGTTCGTCTTCGCCTGCAACCGCGTCGGGAGCGATCCGTCGAACGAGTATTTCGGCCATTCGATGGCGGTGGATCCGTGGGGCGAGATCCTGGCGGAAGGCGGCGAGGGGGAGGAGTTGATTACGTTGACGGCCGACCTGTCCAAGGTTCAGGAGACGAGGCGGAAGATCCCCATTTTGGAAGATCGAAGGGCGGAGAGTTACTGGTAG
- a CDS encoding SsrA-binding protein, which produces MTEEIKVVATNRKAGFEYFLLEKFEAGLSLQGSEIKSIRAGQMSLVESYVEIESGQAWLRGAHIAPYEQASRNNHDPVRARRLLLNKREIRQLFNSVRQKGMTIVPTRVYLKNGRAKIEIALARGKKLHDKRAVIAQRDAQRDSDRESRVR; this is translated from the coding sequence GTGACCGAAGAGATCAAAGTCGTCGCCACCAACCGCAAGGCTGGTTTTGAGTATTTCCTGCTGGAAAAGTTCGAGGCGGGACTGTCCCTGCAAGGCTCGGAGATCAAATCCATCCGCGCGGGACAGATGAGCCTGGTCGAATCCTACGTCGAGATCGAGTCGGGACAGGCCTGGCTGCGCGGCGCGCACATCGCGCCCTACGAGCAGGCCAGCCGCAACAACCACGATCCCGTGCGCGCCCGCCGTCTGCTCCTCAACAAACGCGAAATCCGCCAGTTGTTCAACTCCGTCCGCCAGAAAGGCATGACCATCGTCCCGACGCGCGTCTACCTGAAGAACGGACGCGCCAAGATCGAGATCGCCCTCGCCCGCGGCAAGAAACTGCACGACAAGCGCGCCGTCATCGCCCAGCGCGACGCGCAGAGAGATTCGGATAGGGAATCGAGAGTCAGATAA